One region of Vibrio pelagius genomic DNA includes:
- a CDS encoding universal stress protein: MYRQILVPVDLNDKGFSDKAVELAVWHAKHSNAEIHLLNVLPGIHMSMVASYFPKDAANQMKQDVKRQLQEFADKYIDDEVIYKVHVAEGKTYSTILDHAEKLGADLIVMPSHKRSKIDKVVLGSVASKVVQNSPINVLVVKPQG, from the coding sequence ATGTACAGACAAATCCTTGTTCCAGTTGATCTTAATGACAAAGGCTTTTCAGACAAAGCCGTTGAACTTGCAGTATGGCACGCTAAACATAGCAACGCAGAGATTCACCTTTTGAACGTTCTGCCAGGTATTCACATGTCTATGGTTGCATCTTACTTCCCGAAAGATGCAGCAAACCAAATGAAGCAAGACGTAAAGCGTCAGCTTCAAGAGTTTGCAGATAAATACATCGATGACGAAGTGATCTACAAAGTACATGTGGCTGAAGGTAAAACCTACTCGACCATTTTAGACCACGCAGAGAAGCTAGGCGCAGACCTTATCGTTATGCCAAGCCATAAGCGCTCTAAGATTGATAAAGTGGTTCTAGGCTCTGTAGCAAGCAAAGTGGTACAGAACTCACCAATCAATGTTTTGGTGGTGAAGCCACAAGGCTAA
- a CDS encoding TRAP transporter permease, whose product MTQTTSPSSDVQEMVAQSDTGARSPSGMQGRILWFVPLCWSLFQLWYASPLPFIFDFAVLNDTQARAIHLTFAIFLAFTAYPALKNSPRDYIPALDWVLALAGSFSAAYIYIFYTELAGRSGAPTTFDIVAAVTGMVLLLEATRRALGPPLMVVAAVFLLYTFGGPYMPDVIAHKGASLNKAMSHLWLTTEGVFGVALGVSTSFVFLFVLFGAMLERAGAGAYFIKVAFSLLGHMKGGPAKAAVVASGLSGLVSGSSIANVVTTGTFTIPLMKRVGFPGTKAGAVEVAASTNGQLTPPIMGAAAFLMVEYVGISYVEVIKAALLPALISYIALIYIVHLEACKAGMTGLPRRHTPTVVQSLLSFTGTILGLCIISAVVYYGVGWTKDVFGAAATPIVTVALLLSYLGLIRISAKYAKEGGIEIDENLTEVPDPGPTIKSGLHYLLPIVVLVWCLTVERFSPGLSAFWATVFMIFILITQRPLMAMMTKSEDLAAQTKEGFIDLAEALVSGARNMIGIGVATAAAGTVVGVVTLTGIGLVMTDFVEFISGGSILLMLLFTAVISLILGMGLPTTANYIVVSTLMAPVIVTLGAAHGLIIPLIAVHLFVFYFGILADDTPPVGLAAFAAAAIAKSDPIRTGIQGFTYDIRTAILPFMFIFNTQLLLMGIDSWWHLALTIFSSVAAMLIFSAATQGWWFTKNKWWETVLLLVLTFSFFRPGFWWDMIYPAKVLSPGVEIAQVTEQLNVGQSIELRVGGENLEGEYSEKTVRLPFDDKAATAEERISSMGLMLTEADGKMIVDMVEFGSPAEAAGIDFDWEIKSIIQDADRPMKEWVFVPTLLILIGLGMNQRRRARKDEISA is encoded by the coding sequence GATGTGCAAGAAATGGTGGCACAATCAGACACTGGAGCACGTAGCCCGAGCGGTATGCAAGGTCGTATTCTATGGTTTGTGCCGCTATGTTGGTCATTGTTCCAACTTTGGTATGCATCTCCGCTACCATTTATTTTTGACTTCGCTGTATTGAACGATACTCAAGCACGAGCCATTCACCTCACGTTTGCTATCTTTCTTGCATTTACTGCTTACCCAGCATTAAAGAATTCTCCTCGCGACTATATACCAGCTCTTGATTGGGTATTGGCGCTTGCTGGTAGTTTCTCTGCTGCTTATATCTACATTTTTTACACGGAGCTCGCTGGCCGTTCAGGCGCTCCGACGACTTTTGATATTGTGGCAGCGGTAACCGGTATGGTACTGCTACTGGAAGCGACACGACGTGCACTTGGTCCACCGCTTATGGTGGTTGCAGCTGTATTCCTGCTGTACACGTTCGGTGGTCCATACATGCCAGACGTGATCGCACACAAAGGTGCAAGTCTCAACAAAGCAATGTCGCATCTATGGTTAACGACTGAAGGTGTATTTGGTGTTGCTCTGGGTGTTTCTACCTCATTCGTATTCTTGTTCGTACTCTTTGGTGCGATGCTGGAGCGTGCGGGCGCAGGTGCTTACTTCATCAAAGTCGCATTCTCACTGCTTGGACACATGAAAGGCGGCCCAGCAAAAGCCGCGGTTGTGGCTTCAGGTCTATCTGGTCTAGTTTCTGGTTCTTCGATTGCTAACGTAGTAACCACAGGTACTTTCACGATTCCACTGATGAAACGTGTTGGCTTCCCAGGGACTAAAGCGGGCGCAGTAGAAGTAGCAGCTTCAACCAATGGTCAACTGACTCCGCCAATCATGGGTGCAGCTGCATTTTTGATGGTGGAATACGTGGGTATCTCTTACGTTGAAGTTATCAAAGCGGCACTACTACCTGCACTTATTTCTTACATCGCTCTGATTTACATCGTTCACTTAGAAGCGTGTAAAGCGGGCATGACAGGTCTTCCTCGTCGTCACACTCCAACTGTGGTTCAAAGTCTACTATCGTTCACTGGCACGATTTTAGGTCTATGTATCATCAGTGCAGTGGTTTACTACGGTGTTGGTTGGACGAAAGATGTGTTTGGCGCAGCTGCGACACCTATCGTCACAGTCGCTCTACTTCTCTCCTATCTTGGTTTGATTCGCATCTCAGCAAAATACGCTAAAGAGGGCGGTATCGAAATCGACGAGAACCTAACGGAAGTACCGGATCCAGGTCCAACCATCAAGTCAGGCTTGCACTACCTACTGCCTATCGTGGTTCTAGTATGGTGTCTAACCGTTGAGCGCTTCTCTCCGGGTCTATCCGCATTCTGGGCAACGGTGTTTATGATCTTTATTCTGATCACTCAACGTCCACTGATGGCGATGATGACCAAATCTGAAGATCTTGCGGCTCAAACAAAAGAAGGCTTTATCGATCTAGCTGAAGCACTGGTTTCAGGTGCGCGTAACATGATCGGTATCGGTGTGGCGACTGCCGCAGCTGGTACAGTGGTAGGTGTGGTAACACTTACTGGTATCGGTCTGGTTATGACTGACTTCGTTGAGTTTATCTCAGGTGGTAGCATCCTACTCATGCTGCTGTTTACTGCGGTAATTAGCTTAATTCTAGGTATGGGTCTACCAACAACCGCTAACTACATTGTTGTTTCGACTCTCATGGCGCCGGTAATCGTAACTCTAGGTGCAGCACACGGCTTGATCATTCCATTGATTGCGGTTCACCTGTTCGTGTTCTACTTCGGTATCTTAGCCGATGATACACCGCCAGTTGGCCTAGCAGCCTTTGCAGCCGCAGCGATTGCTAAGTCAGATCCAATCCGTACTGGTATTCAAGGCTTTACCTACGATATCCGTACTGCCATCTTGCCATTCATGTTCATCTTCAATACTCAACTACTGTTGATGGGCATTGATTCATGGTGGCATTTAGCGCTGACGATCTTCTCATCAGTAGCAGCGATGCTGATCTTCTCTGCCGCGACGCAAGGTTGGTGGTTCACTAAGAATAAATGGTGGGAAACGGTACTCTTACTTGTACTGACCTTCTCTTTCTTCCGTCCAGGTTTCTGGTGGGACATGATCTACCCAGCGAAAGTTCTTTCACCAGGTGTTGAGATTGCGCAAGTTACTGAGCAGCTAAATGTAGGACAATCTATCGAACTAAGAGTCGGTGGTGAGAACCTAGAAGGCGAATACTCAGAAAAGACTGTGCGTCTGCCGTTTGATGACAAGGCAGCCACTGCTGAAGAACGTATCTCATCAATGGGTCTGATGCTAACCGAAGCTGACGGCAAGATGATTGTCGACATGGTTGAGTTTGGCAGCCCTGCTGAAGCGGCTGGTATCGATTTTGATTGGGAAATTAAGTCCATCATTCAAGATGCTGACCGACCAATGAAAGAGTGGGTATTTGTTCCGACTCTACTGATCCTCATTGGCTTAGGTATGAACCAAAGAAGACGTGCTCGTAAGGATGAGATTAGCGCGTAA